A region of Acidobacteriota bacterium DNA encodes the following proteins:
- a CDS encoding asparagine synthase-related protein, whose translation MSKPAPTSLAQRHGIAIPSPTDAAGDSPSAPPEVRSAAAPQEVLRHASDPFAQAPSIRRRALALVLHRANALASGPRAVTDELAAMLHALGGGHRSFQRRHRKQAIWRDGRLAAGQVFPRGTAEGHPHPAEDRAAIVLWQGRVDNRRELAAALDLQNDAAIGDLLLAAYHRWQETFLDHLLGPLAVVLWDRRRHRLLLARDPLGGRNLFFHPTDERTLVASEEIALLLHPHVAANPDPDRLAQLFALAEPDGRRTFFRGIEQVAAGEVRAFTAHGPAAGRRIHRFWPFEARPRLLRGSADERAERYREVLAEAVRCRLAANSRTAISLRGGLDSTAIAALAAEASRRSLLAATWAFDQYPGCDERQYLPALVADPRIELLPVSCDRAGPPKGPLDLGSWPLHPATPEQNPYRRFHQRTYRAVADKGARVLLSGMLGDQLWSGGERWLWEQLREGRLRTAGASLAAHLQPAPGLSLGTHLSNSARPLARALLPPRWAARWRPPSPPPWALYRATTPWPPSGRRARRPTQFAALLGAGPGHGFGVERWFAARHGLEVRYPYRDRRLIELVLRLPVEDLRGGELSRPLHRRALRHHLPAAILERPGKTSFAPLFWRSLEGDRLDRLLERFGDASEPWLDRSWLDRARRRRDPADAVGLWLAVSFGWWWETALTSLRRAKGMVRRR comes from the coding sequence TTGAGCAAGCCGGCGCCCACTTCCCTTGCGCAGCGGCACGGCATCGCCATTCCCTCGCCCACGGATGCCGCGGGCGACTCTCCTTCGGCGCCTCCTGAAGTCCGTTCCGCGGCGGCGCCGCAGGAGGTCCTTCGGCACGCTTCGGATCCGTTCGCCCAGGCCCCGTCCATCCGTCGCCGGGCGCTCGCCCTGGTGCTGCACCGCGCCAACGCCCTCGCCTCCGGTCCGCGAGCGGTCACCGACGAGCTGGCCGCGATGCTTCATGCCCTTGGCGGCGGTCATCGGTCGTTCCAGCGCCGCCACCGGAAGCAGGCGATCTGGCGCGACGGCCGGCTCGCCGCCGGCCAGGTTTTCCCCCGCGGAACCGCCGAGGGCCACCCTCATCCGGCCGAAGACCGCGCGGCGATCGTCCTTTGGCAAGGGCGGGTCGACAACCGAAGGGAACTGGCCGCGGCCTTGGATCTGCAAAACGACGCGGCCATCGGCGACCTGCTGCTCGCCGCCTACCATCGGTGGCAGGAGACGTTCCTCGACCACCTCCTCGGACCGCTGGCGGTAGTTCTGTGGGATCGCCGCCGCCACCGGCTGCTGCTGGCGCGGGATCCTCTCGGCGGGCGTAATCTGTTCTTCCACCCGACCGACGAGCGCACTCTGGTGGCGTCGGAGGAAATCGCCCTTCTCCTCCATCCGCACGTCGCGGCCAATCCGGATCCGGACCGCCTGGCCCAGCTCTTCGCCCTCGCCGAACCGGACGGCCGGCGCACCTTCTTCCGCGGCATCGAGCAGGTAGCAGCGGGCGAGGTCCGCGCCTTCACCGCCCACGGTCCAGCGGCAGGTCGACGGATCCATCGATTCTGGCCTTTCGAGGCGAGGCCGCGCCTCCTCCGGGGCAGCGCCGACGAGCGCGCGGAGCGCTACCGGGAGGTCCTTGCCGAAGCCGTGCGCTGCCGCCTGGCGGCGAACTCCCGCACCGCCATCTCCCTCCGCGGTGGACTGGACTCGACGGCCATCGCCGCCCTCGCCGCAGAGGCCTCGCGGCGATCGCTCCTCGCCGCCACCTGGGCCTTCGACCAGTACCCGGGCTGTGATGAACGCCAGTATCTGCCGGCACTCGTTGCCGACCCGAGGATCGAACTGCTGCCGGTGTCCTGTGACCGGGCCGGGCCGCCGAAGGGTCCCCTCGACCTGGGTTCCTGGCCTCTCCATCCGGCCACGCCGGAACAGAACCCCTACCGCCGGTTCCACCAGCGGACCTACCGCGCCGTCGCCGACAAGGGCGCCCGAGTGCTGCTCTCCGGCATGCTCGGGGATCAGTTGTGGAGCGGTGGCGAGCGGTGGCTGTGGGAACAGTTGCGGGAAGGCCGCCTGCGAACCGCCGGCGCGAGTCTCGCGGCGCACCTGCAACCGGCCCCGGGCCTCTCCCTCGGAACTCATCTGTCGAATTCCGCCCGCCCACTCGCCCGGGCGCTGCTGCCGCCCCGCTGGGCGGCTCGCTGGCGACCCCCGTCGCCGCCGCCCTGGGCGCTCTATCGCGCCACCACGCCCTGGCCCCCAAGCGGCCGACGCGCTCGCCGGCCGACGCAGTTCGCCGCCCTCCTCGGCGCCGGGCCGGGCCACGGCTTCGGGGTGGAGCGTTGGTTCGCGGCGCGACACGGCCTGGAAGTCCGCTACCCGTATCGCGATCGGCGGCTGATCGAGCTGGTGCTCCGTCTGCCGGTGGAAGACCTGCGGGGTGGCGAGCTCTCTCGCCCCCTGCACCGCCGGGCACTCCGCCACCATCTGCCGGCCGCGATCCTCGAGCGGCCGGGCAAGACCAGCTTCGCACCGCTGTTCTGGCGGTCCTTGGAAGGCGACCGTCTCGACCGACTGCTCGAACGCTTCGGGGATGCCTCGGAACCCTGGCTGGACCGATCCTGGCTCGACCGCGCCCGGCGCCGGCGCGATCCGGCGGACGCCGTCGGCCTGTGGCTCGCCGTGAGCTTCGGCTGGTGGTGGGAAACGGCCCTCACCAGCCTACGCCGGGCCAAAGGAATGGTCCGGCGGCGGTGA
- a CDS encoding C25 family cysteine peptidase gives MWTLLAVPRRFICTIALLAFAFLASSVQGQTVIRTYDNTTTGTIPFTSATVDDNPTVNCPPGPALTRTFTVADTFTLAGVALGLRYTHTFREDVVAVLESPAGTRATVLNNTAADPDDNLDVLFAPNAEVTAVDDGDGDNTGAPFYHREVDANGLAAFAGESSNGTWTLYLCDDFAADDGTFLSSRLVLQESTTQPTACSTTTTYDWGTNGDIAAFTSATFSDITLTETSATDYFGYAIADRAFVTRTSSQGGHAGYYGFGFDVGAAVAPDTNGDESGGQVAVFTFDPPIRDLTFDLLDVDFLTGANDGDGGFEDLVRIRPRDANGDLIPYQTQDADAGTDPDLVGEIWEGDVTAAPTATTNNPRFFIAGPLSELTLEYFSGDFPNFAADQFIGIADFVLCAYDFGDAPASYTTALAGGARHVLGDRELYLGATPPDGEGDGQPVAAGTDNNGANGDGLDEDGVAAFPPASTADGVYIVPVTATNNSGAAANLCGWFDSGQDGAFDSDEAVCVTVPAAGSNAACTDTGGGVFNCLLTFTVPVADRANSGDFYFRFRVTTDSLGTGEPTGRKDDGEVEDYRVTISSLPVTLAAFASDRGGTLTTFEWQTETETGNVGFHLYDENGNRLDPALIPAAGLDRLEPTLYRFETSAPVSDWVFLAEVGHTGKESWFGPFEIGQSYGEKVHPRPIDWAAVRSGAENAVRAGSRKASEKRAELRLSETGIYRVTFEDLHRAGVDLSGVPASDLAVWSARDGAVPRRVDGGSSFGPGSSIVFWGEAIDDSLYTDTNVYFVGQEPRRARVLPRLRGVPHPRRPTEEASERVAIERQRQYSFASPNGDPWFETALLARRAPAEATFELPVDSLVPNRRATLEVDLWGVTDWPGDALDHHLVLSFNGEVVAEDRFDGLRARRYEIPLSPGSVREGANLLTVALPGDTGFDFDLIHIDGYALRYRRNLRARQDLLRLESAPDSAGEALAVSGFSSPDIEVFTWQDGELAQLVGVRIEAALDGHRVVFGNSRGSRQEFLAISPRTFKTPAVTAARSAVDDLLTGRADWIAIAHPAFLADPAGTGLNDLLAARQGEGLDTKVVDVFDLYQEYTGGVVDPAAIERYLTEAVPALGVRYVLLIGGDTYDYLDHLGLGSLSFIPTPYRRTDALVTFAPVDSVYGDLDGDGVPEIPVGRLPVRSEEELATVLAKTLAYPQTPAGALLAADSEPSGAFADATDRTAGRLPTDWPTERVLLDDQAVGEARTRLLDGLDAGPALVTYIGHSGPTAWTFDGLFRAADLDHLENQWPMVVAQWGCWNTYHVAPRFDTLGHRFLLAGGQGAAAVLGAATLTESGVERDLAPFLVEQLFQKPGRTVGEALILAKRELAARRPGQADILLGWTLLGDPALSVGDR, from the coding sequence ATGTGGACTTTGCTTGCGGTTCCTCGAAGGTTCATCTGCACCATCGCGTTGCTCGCCTTCGCTTTCCTCGCCAGCTCGGTGCAAGGGCAGACCGTCATCCGGACCTATGACAACACCACCACCGGCACGATTCCCTTCACCAGCGCCACCGTGGACGACAATCCAACGGTCAACTGTCCACCGGGTCCGGCGCTCACCCGCACCTTCACGGTAGCGGACACCTTCACCCTCGCCGGGGTCGCCCTCGGCCTGCGCTATACGCACACCTTTCGGGAAGATGTGGTGGCGGTTCTCGAATCGCCGGCCGGCACTCGCGCGACGGTCCTCAACAACACCGCCGCCGACCCCGACGACAACCTCGACGTACTGTTCGCGCCGAACGCCGAGGTCACCGCCGTCGACGATGGCGATGGCGACAACACCGGGGCGCCCTTCTACCACCGAGAGGTGGACGCCAACGGCTTGGCCGCCTTCGCCGGTGAATCCTCGAACGGCACCTGGACGCTGTACTTATGTGACGACTTCGCCGCCGACGACGGCACTTTCCTGTCGTCCCGCCTGGTTCTCCAGGAGAGCACCACCCAACCGACGGCGTGCAGTACCACCACCACCTACGACTGGGGAACCAACGGCGACATCGCGGCCTTCACCTCGGCGACCTTCTCGGACATCACCCTGACCGAAACCTCAGCAACCGACTACTTCGGTTACGCCATCGCCGATCGGGCCTTCGTCACCCGGACATCCTCCCAGGGCGGCCATGCCGGCTACTACGGGTTTGGCTTCGATGTCGGAGCGGCGGTGGCGCCGGACACCAACGGCGACGAGAGCGGCGGCCAGGTGGCGGTGTTCACATTTGATCCCCCGATCCGCGACCTGACCTTCGACCTGCTCGACGTCGACTTCCTGACCGGCGCCAACGACGGAGACGGCGGCTTCGAAGACCTGGTCCGCATCCGGCCAAGGGACGCCAACGGCGACCTCATCCCCTACCAGACCCAGGACGCCGACGCCGGTACCGACCCGGACCTGGTGGGCGAGATCTGGGAGGGCGACGTCACCGCCGCCCCGACGGCGACCACCAACAACCCGCGCTTCTTTATCGCCGGGCCGCTGAGCGAGCTCACCCTCGAGTACTTCTCCGGCGACTTCCCCAACTTCGCCGCCGACCAGTTCATCGGCATCGCCGACTTCGTGCTCTGTGCCTACGACTTCGGCGACGCTCCGGCCAGCTACACGACGGCTCTGGCCGGCGGGGCACGGCATGTTTTGGGCGATCGGGAACTCTACCTCGGCGCCACGCCACCGGACGGCGAAGGCGACGGCCAGCCGGTGGCCGCCGGCACGGACAACAACGGCGCCAACGGCGACGGCCTCGACGAGGACGGCGTAGCGGCCTTCCCACCGGCTTCCACTGCGGACGGTGTCTACATCGTACCGGTGACAGCGACCAACAACAGCGGCGCGGCGGCCAACCTGTGCGGCTGGTTCGATTCCGGCCAAGACGGCGCCTTCGATTCCGACGAGGCGGTTTGCGTGACGGTCCCCGCGGCGGGCAGCAACGCGGCCTGCACGGACACCGGCGGCGGCGTCTTCAACTGCCTCCTCACCTTCACGGTGCCGGTGGCGGACCGCGCGAACAGCGGCGACTTCTACTTCCGCTTCCGCGTCACCACCGACAGCCTCGGCACCGGTGAGCCGACCGGTCGCAAGGACGATGGGGAGGTGGAGGACTATCGCGTCACCATCTCTTCCCTACCGGTGACCCTGGCGGCCTTCGCCAGCGATCGCGGCGGTACCCTCACCACCTTCGAATGGCAGACCGAAACGGAAACCGGCAACGTCGGATTTCATCTCTATGACGAGAACGGCAACCGTCTCGATCCGGCCCTCATCCCGGCGGCCGGCCTCGACCGCCTGGAACCGACCCTCTACCGCTTCGAAACCTCGGCACCGGTGAGCGACTGGGTCTTCCTGGCGGAGGTCGGTCATACCGGCAAGGAGTCCTGGTTCGGTCCCTTCGAGATCGGCCAAAGCTACGGCGAGAAGGTCCACCCCCGGCCGATCGACTGGGCCGCCGTACGCAGCGGTGCAGAGAACGCGGTCCGGGCCGGCTCCCGGAAGGCCAGCGAGAAGCGCGCCGAACTGCGTCTTTCCGAGACCGGAATCTACCGGGTAACCTTCGAGGATCTGCATCGCGCTGGGGTCGACCTGTCCGGCGTACCGGCCTCAGATCTCGCCGTGTGGAGCGCCCGAGACGGCGCCGTGCCGCGCCGGGTGGACGGCGGTTCCTCGTTCGGCCCGGGCTCGTCCATTGTCTTCTGGGGGGAAGCGATCGACGACAGCCTCTACACCGACACCAACGTCTATTTCGTCGGCCAGGAGCCACGCCGGGCGCGTGTGCTGCCGCGCCTGCGGGGAGTTCCCCACCCACGCCGGCCAACGGAGGAGGCCAGCGAGCGAGTCGCCATCGAGCGGCAGCGCCAGTACAGCTTCGCTTCGCCCAACGGCGATCCGTGGTTCGAAACCGCTCTCCTCGCCCGCCGGGCGCCGGCGGAGGCGACCTTCGAGTTGCCGGTGGATTCCCTCGTCCCCAACCGGCGAGCGACCCTGGAGGTCGATCTGTGGGGCGTCACCGACTGGCCGGGGGATGCCCTCGATCACCATCTCGTGCTCTCCTTCAACGGTGAGGTGGTGGCCGAGGACCGCTTCGACGGCCTCAGAGCACGCCGCTACGAGATTCCACTGTCCCCAGGTAGCGTCCGTGAAGGCGCCAACTTGCTGACCGTGGCGCTGCCGGGCGACACCGGATTCGACTTCGATCTGATCCACATCGACGGCTACGCCCTCCGCTACCGCCGCAATCTGCGGGCGCGGCAAGATCTCCTTCGCCTCGAAAGCGCCCCCGACAGTGCCGGGGAAGCGCTCGCCGTCAGCGGCTTCTCCTCGCCGGACATCGAGGTCTTCACTTGGCAGGACGGGGAGTTGGCGCAGCTCGTCGGCGTGCGCATCGAAGCGGCCCTCGACGGCCACCGGGTGGTGTTCGGCAACTCCCGCGGGAGCCGGCAGGAATTCCTCGCCATCAGCCCGCGAACCTTCAAGACCCCCGCCGTCACCGCCGCCCGCTCGGCGGTGGACGACCTGTTGACCGGTCGAGCCGATTGGATCGCCATCGCCCACCCGGCGTTCCTAGCCGACCCCGCCGGAACCGGCCTGAACGATCTACTCGCCGCGCGCCAGGGGGAGGGACTCGACACCAAGGTGGTCGATGTCTTCGACCTCTACCAGGAGTACACCGGCGGCGTGGTGGATCCGGCGGCGATCGAGCGGTACCTGACCGAGGCGGTTCCGGCCCTCGGAGTGCGCTACGTGTTGCTGATCGGTGGCGACACCTACGACTACCTGGACCACCTGGGCCTCGGCAGCCTCAGTTTCATTCCCACGCCCTACCGGCGAACGGACGCGCTGGTGACCTTCGCTCCGGTGGACTCGGTGTACGGCGATCTCGACGGCGACGGTGTTCCGGAGATTCCCGTCGGCCGCTTGCCGGTGCGCTCCGAGGAGGAGCTGGCGACGGTCCTCGCCAAGACCCTGGCCTATCCCCAGACCCCCGCCGGCGCCCTGCTGGCGGCCGACTCCGAGCCTTCCGGCGCGTTCGCCGACGCCACCGACCGGACGGCCGGACGGCTGCCCACCGACTGGCCGACGGAGAGGGTCCTGCTCGATGACCAAGCCGTCGGCGAGGCCCGCACCCGCCTGCTCGACGGCCTCGACGCCGGCCCGGCGCTAGTGACCTATATCGGTCACTCGGGACCCACCGCCTGGACCTTCGACGGCCTCTTCCGGGCCGCCGATCTGGACCATCTGGAAAATCAATGGCCGATGGTGGTGGCTCAATGGGGTTGCTGGAACACCTACCATGTCGCGCCCCGCTTCGACACCCTCGGCCACCGTTTCCTGCTCGCCGGCGGTCAGGGGGCCGCCGCGGTGCTCGGCGCCGCCACTCTCACCGAGAGCGGGGTCGAACGGGACCTGGCCCCCTTCCTGGTCGAGCAACTCTTCCAGAAGCCCGGCCGAACGGTGGGCGAAGCGTTGATCCTGGCGAAGCGAGAGCTGGCGGCGAGGCGGCCGGGACAGGCGGACATCCTCCTCGGCTGGACGCTGCTGGGGGATCCGGCCCTCTCCGTCGGCGATCGTTGA
- a CDS encoding PqqD family protein, with the protein MKIPASAPRPRADLLVQQLGVDERVVLDLESGSFFGFVGLAARLWDGLWTGEAGVAEAALEGTVDRAEVEKFLQCLERAGLLSGALPPSAYPPEDSPARPWLEGDEVTRFMASGRSQREACLLRHGDIRSLTLGPSAGVGESGNPLVFRS; encoded by the coding sequence ATGAAAATACCGGCTTCAGCTCCTCGGCCTCGAGCGGATCTCTTGGTGCAGCAGCTTGGGGTGGACGAACGGGTGGTTCTGGATCTCGAATCGGGCTCCTTTTTCGGTTTTGTCGGCCTGGCGGCTCGCCTGTGGGATGGCCTGTGGACGGGCGAAGCCGGCGTCGCCGAAGCGGCCCTAGAGGGCACGGTCGACCGCGCCGAGGTGGAGAAATTCCTCCAGTGTCTCGAGCGAGCGGGCCTCCTTTCCGGTGCCTTGCCGCCGTCCGCCTACCCGCCCGAGGATTCGCCGGCAAGGCCCTGGCTCGAAGGAGACGAGGTGACGCGCTTCATGGCCTCGGGACGAAGTCAGCGAGAGGCCTGTCTGCTGCGCCACGGCGACATCCGTTCCCTCACTCTCGGACCGTCGGCCGGCGTCGGCGAGAGCGGAAATCCCTTGGTGTTTCGATCCTAG
- a CDS encoding aroma-sacti cluster domain-containing protein, translating to MESHVDRLEAAGVMNAQVLTDKEKSLINDLSDQEVETLINIHRKLGPLVKGRDDAQPAIPI from the coding sequence ATGGAATCCCACGTTGACCGACTCGAAGCGGCGGGTGTGATGAACGCACAGGTTCTCACCGACAAGGAGAAATCGCTGATCAACGACCTGTCCGATCAGGAGGTGGAGACCCTCATCAACATTCATCGCAAGCTCGGCCCTCTGGTCAAGGGGCGAGATGACGCCCAGCCAGCGATTCCGATCTAG
- a CDS encoding iron-containing redox enzyme family protein has product MNQEEASIDRSAAHGAVLRQKIRLAEPWLAAVTEEFWNHPDLKQMLPEFFARVYASSTSSIEAMRVALERSEVLAARGDSIAAVLATYLEKHIEEEVEHPEWLLADLAVLGYDEPAVRERFRSAAIASLIGPQLYWIRHVHPLALLGFFAVLEGLPPTLEHMDEVEERTGYPRSAFRMMRSHATLDLEHADELFDLLDSLPLSSDQGSLLAMSSFTTLERVCGVFHEVLQLRNHGGD; this is encoded by the coding sequence TTGAATCAGGAGGAAGCATCCATCGACCGAAGTGCGGCGCATGGAGCGGTGCTGCGGCAAAAGATCCGCCTCGCCGAACCTTGGCTGGCGGCGGTGACCGAGGAATTCTGGAACCACCCGGACCTCAAGCAGATGCTGCCGGAGTTCTTCGCGCGGGTTTACGCCTCTTCGACGTCGAGCATCGAAGCGATGCGCGTCGCTCTCGAGCGGAGCGAGGTTCTGGCGGCGCGCGGCGATTCCATCGCCGCAGTGCTCGCGACCTACCTGGAAAAGCACATCGAGGAAGAGGTAGAGCATCCGGAGTGGTTGCTGGCGGATCTGGCGGTGCTGGGCTACGATGAGCCGGCCGTTCGGGAGCGTTTTCGCTCTGCCGCCATCGCCTCCCTCATCGGCCCTCAGCTCTACTGGATTCGGCACGTCCATCCGCTGGCCCTGCTCGGCTTTTTCGCCGTGCTGGAGGGCCTCCCACCCACCCTGGAGCACATGGACGAGGTCGAGGAACGGACCGGTTATCCGCGCTCCGCCTTTCGCATGATGCGGTCCCACGCCACCCTCGACCTCGAGCATGCAGATGAGCTTTTCGACCTGCTTGACTCCTTGCCCTTGTCCTCGGACCAGGGGTCGCTGCTCGCGATGAGTTCCTTCACCACCCTGGAGAGAGTCTGCGGAGTGTTCCATGAAGTCCTTCAGCTTCGGAACCATGGAGGAGACTGA
- a CDS encoding protein kinase: MKSFSFGTMEETEGIPIARPPDEGQRTMVGRTVAHYRVAERIGKGGMSVVYRAEDIDLGRSVAIKFISSRLTTDEAAKQRFTQEARAASALDHQNICTIHQIGEYEGRLYLVMGHYGGQTLGQKLRRGSVTVDQALNIAYQVASGLSRAHEEGIVHRDVKPGNLMITERDEVKILDFGIAKLARSQPGLDALTQTGMVLGTAAYMSPEQASGQEVNEQTDIWATGVVLFEMLTGQKPFQGPHPAKVIHSILYDLPDDSLLPSQLSPAVKRILGRALAKELGHRYGRMKDLQADLALAMNEGTVDPTAGLPATQAFPNVNRSIVVLPFENLSADRDSDYFSDGLTDEVITDLSNIRALRVISRTSTNRLKASTDDLRTIARSLNVQYVLEGGVRRAGDSLRVTAKLIDATTESLLWAEKYSGTLEDVFAIQESLSRKIVEALRVTLSVEEDRKLSEQPISDVEAYEFYLRGKQEGHRYTEEALDRALAYLQSGLAIDETNPLLVATLGHVYFTFVNAGISSDPIYLQKAEECAKRSFELEPEFSHGSRLLGVIRILQGKTLEGVELLRSSLRASPNDTDALAYLASCYGVMGRIEAAETLVRRLLEIDPLTPAYRCWPGILSLMKGEFEAAVAPFATSVRMDPSQPMVRCLYGQAVALAGDRERATEIFEGLSQSMPESFFAYMAQLYLHAFRGESAEGARIVQEELKPIASVSAFYSWNLSEGLSLLGEHDLALEWLDQALANGFMNYTLIGEKDPFLESLRGDERFDDLVGRMREAWGNFEL; encoded by the coding sequence ATGAAGTCCTTCAGCTTCGGAACCATGGAGGAGACTGAAGGCATACCGATAGCGCGGCCGCCGGACGAAGGCCAGCGCACGATGGTGGGCCGAACGGTCGCCCACTACCGAGTGGCCGAGCGGATCGGCAAGGGCGGCATGAGCGTGGTTTACCGCGCCGAGGACATCGACCTCGGGCGTTCCGTCGCGATCAAATTCATTTCCAGCCGCTTGACCACCGACGAGGCGGCCAAGCAGCGCTTCACCCAAGAGGCACGAGCCGCTTCCGCCCTCGACCACCAGAATATCTGCACTATTCATCAGATCGGTGAATACGAGGGGCGTCTCTACCTGGTGATGGGGCACTACGGGGGGCAGACTCTAGGGCAGAAGCTGCGCCGAGGGTCGGTGACCGTCGACCAAGCCCTCAATATCGCTTACCAGGTGGCTTCGGGCCTCTCCCGGGCGCACGAGGAAGGCATCGTCCACCGCGACGTCAAGCCGGGAAATCTGATGATCACGGAGCGGGATGAGGTCAAGATCCTCGACTTCGGCATCGCCAAGCTGGCGCGCTCCCAGCCGGGCCTCGACGCCCTGACCCAGACCGGCATGGTCCTCGGGACGGCCGCCTACATGTCGCCGGAGCAGGCCTCCGGTCAAGAGGTCAACGAGCAGACCGACATTTGGGCCACCGGAGTGGTGTTGTTCGAGATGTTGACCGGCCAGAAGCCCTTCCAGGGTCCCCACCCGGCGAAGGTGATCCACTCGATCCTGTACGACCTACCGGACGACTCTCTGCTGCCGTCTCAGCTCTCGCCGGCGGTGAAGAGGATCCTGGGGCGCGCCCTGGCGAAGGAACTCGGCCACCGCTACGGCCGGATGAAGGACCTGCAGGCGGACCTCGCCCTGGCGATGAACGAGGGTACGGTCGATCCGACGGCCGGTCTGCCGGCGACCCAGGCTTTCCCCAACGTCAACCGGTCGATCGTCGTTCTGCCCTTCGAGAACCTGTCGGCGGATCGCGACAGCGACTATTTCAGCGACGGTCTGACGGATGAGGTGATCACCGACCTGTCGAATATTCGCGCGCTGCGGGTGATCTCCCGCACCTCGACCAATCGACTCAAGGCGAGTACCGACGACCTGCGCACCATCGCCCGCTCGCTGAACGTCCAATATGTACTCGAAGGCGGCGTTCGGCGGGCCGGCGACAGCCTGCGGGTGACCGCCAAGCTGATCGACGCCACCACCGAATCGCTGCTGTGGGCGGAGAAGTATTCCGGCACTCTGGAGGATGTTTTCGCCATCCAGGAGTCCCTCTCTCGCAAGATCGTCGAGGCTCTTCGGGTGACCCTGAGCGTCGAGGAAGACCGCAAACTGTCAGAGCAGCCGATCAGCGACGTCGAGGCCTACGAGTTCTACCTGCGCGGCAAGCAGGAAGGCCATCGCTACACCGAGGAAGCGCTGGATCGAGCTTTGGCCTACCTGCAGAGCGGCCTGGCGATCGACGAGACCAATCCACTGCTCGTCGCCACCCTGGGGCACGTCTACTTCACCTTTGTCAATGCCGGGATCAGCTCCGATCCGATCTACCTGCAAAAGGCTGAGGAGTGCGCCAAGCGCTCTTTCGAGCTGGAACCGGAGTTTTCCCACGGCAGCCGTCTCCTGGGGGTGATCCGGATTCTCCAGGGCAAGACCTTGGAAGGGGTCGAGTTGCTGCGCTCCAGCCTGCGGGCGAGCCCCAACGATACGGACGCCTTGGCCTATCTCGCCTCGTGCTACGGCGTTATGGGCCGGATCGAGGCGGCGGAAACGCTGGTTCGCCGGCTGCTCGAGATCGATCCGCTGACTCCGGCCTATCGCTGCTGGCCGGGAATTTTGTCGCTGATGAAGGGCGAGTTCGAGGCTGCGGTCGCGCCCTTTGCCACCAGCGTGCGGATGGATCCCAGCCAGCCAATGGTGCGGTGCCTCTACGGCCAGGCGGTGGCTCTCGCCGGCGACCGGGAGCGGGCGACGGAGATCTTCGAGGGACTGAGCCAGAGTATGCCGGAGAGTTTCTTCGCGTACATGGCTCAGCTTTACCTCCATGCTTTTCGCGGCGAGTCCGCCGAAGGCGCAAGGATCGTGCAAGAAGAGCTCAAGCCGATCGCCAGCGTTTCGGCTTTCTATTCCTGGAATCTCTCCGAGGGCTTGTCCCTCCTGGGGGAGCACGATCTGGCTTTGGAGTGGTTGGATCAGGCGCTCGCCAACGGTTTTATGAACTACACCTTGATCGGCGAGAAGGATCCGTTCCTCGAATCTCTGCGAGGCGACGAGCGCTTCGACGATCTGGTGGGCCGGATGCGCGAAGCCTGGGGAAACTTCGAGCTCTAG
- a CDS encoding helix-turn-helix transcriptional regulator translates to MGQRPTDPPKSGTEGTAEARGAGEAHPEPSHFEGIGKALRRLRVHRGFKQFEMAREAGITKAMLSAYETSKRRPSLNTLSQLLDALGADLADLHRALLAEQRDHHLLSGTRSDLGPSTAYPRHLPARGVAEGTDVYRVLGVQAPLPPAEELAMTEMLGGFHKLLRYLHLQQAKRAAEGDRRRNRESF, encoded by the coding sequence CCGAGGGGCCGGCGAAGCTCATCCGGAGCCCTCTCACTTCGAAGGCATCGGCAAGGCCCTGCGCCGACTGCGGGTACATCGCGGCTTCAAGCAGTTTGAAATGGCTCGTGAAGCGGGAATCACCAAGGCGATGCTCTCAGCGTACGAAACGTCCAAGCGACGACCTTCGCTCAATACCCTGTCGCAGCTTCTCGATGCCCTCGGCGCCGACCTGGCGGATCTCCACCGGGCGCTGTTGGCGGAGCAGCGGGACCACCATCTCCTGTCCGGCACTCGGTCCGATCTTGGGCCGTCGACGGCCTATCCCCGGCACCTGCCGGCACGCGGCGTGGCGGAAGGAACGGACGTGTATCGAGTGCTCGGAGTGCAGGCCCCGCTACCGCCGGCCGAAGAGCTGGCGATGACGGAAATGCTCGGCGGCTTTCACAAGCTGCTGCGCTATCTGCACCTGCAACAGGCGAAAAGGGCGGCGGAGGGGGATCGGCGTCGTAACAGGGAGAGTTTCTAG